The DNA segment CTATTATTTTAGACATGTTAAATGAAATTGTGAAGACTTTGTACCTCGGTGATACAGTGGATGACTTTGACCGCTGACTAAAAGAAAGCCACATATTTCCCCCTTTGCATAATAAGGCTGATCAAgttggtatttttatttttattttttattatgcaaGTTGGTTTGTTATGTCCGAGTAATCACTGTTTGGATGATATGTATTTAATAATTGGTCTGTATGCCCCGCGTAAAATTAATGTCATGCAAGGAGTGTTGGGATTAAGTGATAATAATTTCAATAACATAATTCGAATTTGATTTccatcatatataaaatttcattagcACAGTAATAAATATGAATCACAATGAGATTGATGTCTAACCCATTAACTTAAGAGACACTCCTTGACATCTGacttaggaaaaaaatatcatgGTACTAGACTTAGCACTTTAACTAGTTTTAGTGTATGAAGTTTGATTCTATATTCCAACAGACCAACCTACATTCCGGCATAATAATACTAAACATTTTTCTTCTAATGGCTGAAACATGTTCCGGTGCATCCAGATACGATGTGTTCATTAACTTCAGAGGGGAAGACACACGTTATGAATTTACTGGGCATCTCCACCAAGCTCTTTGTAAGAAGGGAATCCGTGCTTTCTTTGATGAAGAGGACCTTCAGACAGGAGACGAAATAACAACAAAACTTGAGGAGGCAATTAAAGGGTCGAGGATTGCCATCACTGTGTTCTCTAAAGGTTATGCTTCTTCCTCATTTTGCTTAAATGAACTTGCAACCATCCTTGGCTGCTACCGCGAGAAAACTCCACTGTTGGTTATTCCTGTCTTTTATAAGGTGGATCCTTCTGATGTAAGACACCAGCGAGGAAGTTATGAACAAGGATTGGATAGTCCTGAGAAAAGGTTACATCCTAACATGGAGAAATGGAGGACGGCTCTGCACGAAGTAGCAGGATTTTCTGGGCATCATTTCACAGATGGGTATCCCTCCTTACCAAGCTTttgctttataatttttgttaaaattgaaagagaaaataaatgtcTATTAACCTTGACAAGATATGGATACAAGGGTTTTAGTTTAACTTCGCTACAACTATAATTTCTTGTTTGAAACAGAGCTGGATATGAATACAAGTTTATTGGGAAGATTGTTGATGATGTCTTCCGCAAGATTAATGAAGCTGAAGCAAGTATATATGTTGCGGATCGCCCGGTTGGATTAGACTCACTAGTGCTAGAAATAAGGGAACGTTTGGAGGCTGAATCTAGTGATGCTATCTCCATGATAGGGATCCACGGAATGGGCGGGGTAGGAAAATCAACACTTGCTCGACAAGTTTATAATTTGCATACTAATCAATTTGATTATTCGTGTTTCCTACAAAACGTGAGAGAAGAATCAAACAGACACGGGTTAAAACGCCTACAAAGCATCCTTCTTTCACAAATACTTAAGCAGGGCATCAACTTAGCAAGTGAGCAACAAGGAACTTCGATGATAAAAAAACAGCTCAGAGGAAAGAAGGTTCTCTTAGTTCTAGATGATGTTGATGAGCACAAGCAATTACAGGCATTTGTTGGAAAATCTGTTTGGCCTGAGTCTGAGTCTGAGTCTAAGTCTGGCACCAGATTGGTTCTGATCATCACCACTCGGGACAAACAACTCCTAACATCTTATGGGTTCAAAAGAACATATGAGGTGAAAAATTTGAGTACAAACGATGCTATCCAATTGCTTAAACAGAAAGCTTTTAAAACATATGATGAAGTTGATCAAAATTACAAGCAGGTCTTGAATGATGTAGTAACTTGGACTTCTGGCCTTCCATTGGCTTTGGAAGTGATAGGTTCAAACCTGTTTGGAAAAAGTACTAAAGAATGGGAATCAGCTATCAAACAATATCAAAGAATTCCCAATAAGGAAATCTTGAAGATACTTCAAGTAAGCTTTGATgctttggaggaagaagaaaaaagtgtttttcttgACATTACTTGTTGCTTGAAAGACTATAAATGCAGAGAGATTGAAGATATACTTCACAGTCTCTATGATAACTGCATGAAATACCATATTGGGGTGCTTCTTGACAAGTCTCTCATTAAGATTAGAGATGATAAAGTTACATTGCATGACTTGATTGAGAACATGGGTAAAGAGATTGACAGGCAGAAATCACCGAAAGAGGCAGGCAAGCGGAGGAGATTATGGTTACAGAAAGATATAATTCAAGTTTTAAAAGACAACTCGGTGAGTGAGACACATGAATGATTTAGCTTCttatcttgattcatcataGATATATCTTACAAACGTATAACTTGTATTGTGGTTGAtttgtgtcttttgcattaaCAGGGGACCAGTGAAGTTAAAATCATTTGTCTGGATTTCCCCATATctgacaaacaaaaaacaatagaaTGGGATGGAAATGCCTTAAAGGAGATGAAAAACCTTAAAGCACTTATTATCAGAAACGGTATTTTATCCCAAGCTCCCAATTATCTACCAGAAAGTTTGAGGATATTAGAATGGCACACACATCCTTTCCATTGTCCACCGCCTGATTTTGATACAACGAAGCTTGCTATACGCGACTTGGAATAGTTCCATCCCGTCATTGGGGTGTGGTGGCATATCGAAGGCAAGTTTAAAGAATACATTTTCtttgtaaattaataaattcaaaGCAGTATTATTCATTCAGTTCTGTTTTACTTTttccatcattttctttttgcagAAGTTGATGTATCTAACTATCTAAGGGTTTTGGATACCTGATGCATCTGGTCTCTCAAATTTGAAGgaattttcatttgaatattGTGAGAATTTAATTATAGTTCACGAGTCAATTGGTTTTCTGGATAAACTTTAAATATTGAGTGCTGGTTGTTACCGCAAACTTAGGAGTTTTCTACCCTTCAAGTGATGGATTGAATGAATGAAACAACTGTGACTCTACATCTTTTTATACAAACACAATGATGCATGCAAATGAAATTTTGGGAAGAATTTGCAATGGGATTTCCATGGTTTAATATTTTCCTCTTGGTTTTGAGAATAATTCCTTTTTGGTTTGAATAGGTCGTCTAGGGGATTGCTTTCTACAATTCTGGTGGGTTCAACTTCGAATGAAGGAAAACAATGCTTTAATTTTTCTGCAATAATCTTGATTTAGTTTGTGTTTTTAAATACAAACTAAATTGAAATGAaccaaaatgtttaaaattgtcTAATTTGTCTTCTTTATAGTTATAGTAGCTGACATTAAGCTTTTCATTAGGTAAATCACATGTTTAGGttgaatttcttatttatgTAGTAAACTCTCTATGAagaaattacaaatatttacgattaaacacaacaaaaaaggaaaataatttcaacagagaagatgaaataatcttggaataagttttttttttatatctatcaatagctttctttaaagaaagatgtaaataattttaacagaagataatatatatatatatatat comes from the Glycine soja cultivar W05 chromosome 6, ASM419377v2, whole genome shotgun sequence genome and includes:
- the LOC114417041 gene encoding TMV resistance protein N-like; its protein translation is MKFDSIFQQTNLHSGIIILNIFLLMAETCSGASRYDVFINFRGEDTRYEFTGHLHQALCKKGIRAFFDEEDLQTGDEITTKLEEAIKGSRIAITVFSKGYASSSFCLNELATILGCYREKTPLLVIPVFYKVDPSDVRHQRGSYEQGLDSPEKRLHPNMEKWRTALHEVAGFSGHHFTDGAGYEYKFIGKIVDDVFRKINEAEASIYVADRPVGLDSLVLEIRERLEAESSDAISMIGIHGMGGVGKSTLARQVYNLHTNQFDYSCFLQNVREESNRHGLKRLQSILLSQILKQGINLASEQQGTSMIKKQLRGKKVLLVLDDVDEHKQLQAFVGKSVWPESESESKSGTRLVLIITTRDKQLLTSYGFKRTYEVKNLSTNDAIQLLKQKAFKTYDEVDQNYKQVLNDVVTWTSGLPLALEVIGSNLFGKSTKEWESAIKQYQRIPNKEILKILQVSFDALEEEEKSVFLDITCCLKDYKCREIEDILHSLYDNCMKYHIGVLLDKSLIKIRDDKVTLHDLIENMGKEIDRQKSPKEAGKRRRLWLQKDIIQVLKDNSGTSEVKIICLDFPISDKQKTIEWDGNALKEMKNLKALIIRNGILSQAPNYLPESLRILEWHTHPFHCPPPDFDTTKLAIRDLE